The Impatiens glandulifera chromosome 8, dImpGla2.1, whole genome shotgun sequence genome includes a window with the following:
- the LOC124913402 gene encoding uncharacterized protein LOC124913402 codes for MRAMFQNNNHSSTHNNHEGGQAPVYKQFMTFKPAEFRGSTDPIISEEWVQSMEIIFEFMQITEVERVKCATFMLKDDARIWWKGAKVALDLNNITWREFKEVFYGKYFILSTRNKLAREFLEIKQGDSSIADYVKRFERGNYFAPMITDNASMELNHFLEGLNATIRRDVRLSNPSSMRETIDRALMAEKDNQDIIREAQAKRTSYQGRDSHVPAMKRPFN; via the coding sequence ATgagggcaatgtttcagaataATAATCATAGTAGTACTCACAACAATCATGAAGGAGGGCAAGCTCCTGTTTACAAGCAGTTCATGACATTTAAGCCAGCTGAGTTCAGGGGTAGCACAGATCCAATTATTTCTGAAGAGTGGGTTCAGTCCATGGAAATCATCTTTGAGTTTATGCAGATTACAGAAGTGGAAAGGGTCAAGTGTGCCACTTTTATGTTGAAGGATGATGCACGAATTTGGTGGAAGGGGGCTAAGGTAGCACTTGATCTTAACAACATAACTTGGAGAGAGTTCAAGGAGGTCTTTTAtgggaaatattttattttgagcaCAAGAAACAAACTAGCACGGGAATTTCTGGAAATTAAGCAAGGAGATTCTAGTATTGCAGATTATGTGAAAAGATTTGAAAGAGGCAACTATTTTGCTCCAATGATTACCGACAATGCTTCCATGGAGCTTAATCATTTTCTTGAGGGACTCAATGCTACAATCCGTCGGGATGTAAGGCTTAGTAATCCTTcttccatgagggaaacgattGACCGAGCTCTAATGGCTGAGAAGGACAACCAAGATATTATTAGGGAGGCTCAGGCCAAGAGGACCAGTTATCAAGGAAGGGATTCTCATGTTCCAGCAATGAAGAGGCCTTTTAATTAG
- the LOC124913404 gene encoding uncharacterized protein LOC124913404 yields the protein MREMFHANVNNNNNNNNLDGGQQQVNKQFMDFKPAEFKGSTDPIVAEEWIQSLETIFEFMKISNGDSVRCVTFMFRNDARIWWQRAKSVLDLSAVTWEDFKDTFYGKYFTLSTRNKLAREFLEIRQGEASVAEYVKKFERGRYFAPMILGSASMELNHFMEGLNATIKRDVRLSGATTMRETIKKSLMAEKDSADIIKESQAKRNNYFGRDFQGPSSKRPFQ from the coding sequence ATGCGCGAAATGTTCCATGCCAATGTgaacaataacaataacaacaacaacCTAGATGGAGGTCAGCAGCAGGTAAACAAACAATTCATGGACTTCAAACCAGCTGAGTTCAAGGGAAGCACCGATCCCATAGTTGCTGAAGAATGGATTCAGTCCCTGGAAACAATCTTTGAGTTCATGAAAATCAGTAATGGGGATAGTGTGCGGTGCGTAACTTTTATGTTTAGAAACGATGCTCGCATCTGGTGGCAAAGAGCAAAGTCTGTTTTAGACCTTTCTGCTGTGACATGGGAAGACTTCAAGGACACCTTCTATGGTAAATATTTCACCCTTAGCACTAGAAATAAGTTGGCCCGTGAATTTTTGGAGATCCGTCAAGGTGAAGCTAGTGTGGCTGAATATGTAAAGAAATTCGAAAGGGGGAGATATTTTGCTCCCATGATTCTTGGGAGTGCTTCAATGGAGCTTAACCATTTTATGGAGGGGCTCAATGCTACTATCAAAAGGGACGTGCGTCTTAGTGGAGCAACTACTATGAGAGAAACAATTAAGAAGTCGCTAATGGCAGAAAAGGACAGTGCTGATATTATCAAGGAGTCCCAAGCTAAGAGAAACAACTATTTTGGAAGGGATTTTCAAGGACCCAGCTCTAAAAGACCTTTTCAGTAG
- the LOC124911807 gene encoding protein TIC 21, chloroplastic-like has product MQTLLLPTARLAAAPTVSPTFNTPTAFAPHCRRPPPPALSFKHDYTSSSLSSYSSLCSVRIRQFYSQSRTFSSSPPYISIRKRVPLQLSSPISAGYSQSSEELDKTKLSQVAKRLESTSRYFRRLGSLGFWGQLVCTVVAAVILSFSVVVTGRITSPGTFYATASGMAAAFVSVFWSFGYIRLSDKLRRTANEPSKAPPRGDVVKRLKNGIIVNILGMGAAVLGMQATVGSLVAKALTSSANPYFQGVPPGYNPVLALDVFLIQASANTILSHFLGLVFSLELLRSVTLPPSDNINPVPRSAAA; this is encoded by the exons ATGCAAACTCTGCTACTACCGACAGCCCGCCTAGCCGCTGCTCCGACTGTGTCGCCGACATTTAATACGCCGACAGCTTTCGCGCCCCACTGTCGACGGCCTCCTCCACCCGCTCTATCATTTAAACACGACTATAcctcttcttctctctcttcgtATTCTTCTCTATGCTCCGTACGAATTCGGCAGTTCTACTCTCAATCACGAACGTTTTCCTCCTCGCCGCCTTATATAAGTATCAGAAAGAGAGTACCGCTTCAATTATCATCGCCAATTTCGGCTGGTTATTCTCAATCAAGCGAAGAATTAGATAAGACGAAACTGTCTCAG GTTGCTAAACGGTTAGAGAGTACATCAAGATACTTCAGGAGATTGGGCAGTTTAGGATTTTGGGGTCAGCTGGTTTGTACTGTGGTGGCTGCTGTGATATTGTCATTTTCAGTAGTGGTAACAGGGAGAATCACTTCTCCTGGCACTTTCTATGCCACTGCCAGTGGAATGGCTGCTGCTTTTGTTTCTGTATTTTGGTCATTTGGGTACATCCGATTGTCTGATAAGCTTAGGAGAACTGCTAATGAGCCCTCAAAG GCTCCCCCTCGTGGTGATGTTGTGAAAAGGTTGAAAAATGGAATAATTGTAAACATTCTAGGCATGGGTGCTGCTGTATTGGGAATGCAAGCTACAGTAGGTTCATTGGTGGCGAAAGCTCTTACTTCATCCGCTAATCCCTATTTCCAGGGTGTCCCTCCTGGCTACAACCCTGTTCTTGCACTCGACGTTTTCCTTATTCAG GCATCAGCAAACACTATCCTTTCTCATTTCTTGGGGCTAGTATTTTCATTGGAACTACTAAGATCTGTGACATTACCACCATCAGACAACATTAATCCCGTTCCTAGATCTGCTGCAGCCTGA